The Caldisericaceae bacterium genome contains a region encoding:
- a CDS encoding lamin tail domain-containing protein, translating into MGRKKNTGSTSINLKGFILKDKANHKFAFPNFILAPGKIVKVYSGKGTSNSSSLYLGSSTAIWNNDGDTAYLYDSREKPIDTYEYP; encoded by the coding sequence ATGGGCAGAAAAAAGAATACGGGCTCAACGTCTATAAACTTAAAAGGATTTATACTGAAAGATAAGGCAAACCATAAATTCGCATTCCCTAATTTTATACTTGCTCCTGGAAAAATTGTTAAAGTTTATTCAGGGAAAGGAACATCAAACTCAAGTTCTCTATATTTGGGGTCAAGCACTGCCATATGGAATAATGATGGAGATACTGCTTACCTTTATGATAGTAGAGAAAAACCAATTGACACTTATGAGTATCCATAA
- the rbsK gene encoding ribokinase, with the protein MENKKVFVLGSINVDLVVYAEHFPEKGETVFGKEFLINQGGKGANQAVASKKASGNTTFIGRVGRDIFGKIAEDSLKSFQVNYFIIHDEDTQTGVALINVDKDGNNRITIIEGANGKVGKEEIDYLEKNITSGDILLLQGEIKTTELLKAVKIAKGRDVIVIFDPAPVRKDLVSIIPYVDYITPNEIELQKLTLSYDPKELLKFGAKNVIFKMGEKGVLFINDSKELFVKAYSVNAVDTTGAGDTFNGSFASALSKNVEIEKALKFATASAAISVTRKGAAISSPTYEEIIKFLEEHNEKFI; encoded by the coding sequence ATGGAGAACAAAAAGGTTTTTGTATTAGGAAGTATTAACGTTGACCTTGTTGTCTACGCAGAGCACTTCCCTGAAAAAGGAGAAACCGTATTCGGTAAAGAATTTTTAATAAATCAGGGTGGAAAAGGTGCAAATCAGGCAGTTGCATCAAAAAAGGCATCGGGCAATACTACTTTCATTGGAAGAGTTGGAAGAGACATATTCGGTAAAATTGCAGAAGATTCTCTAAAAAGTTTTCAAGTTAATTATTTCATCATCCACGATGAAGATACTCAAACAGGTGTTGCCCTTATAAACGTTGATAAAGATGGCAACAATAGAATAACCATTATTGAAGGTGCAAATGGAAAAGTAGGAAAAGAAGAAATTGATTACCTTGAAAAGAACATTACAAGTGGCGATATTTTGCTTCTCCAAGGTGAAATAAAAACTACCGAACTTCTAAAAGCAGTAAAAATTGCAAAAGGTAGAGATGTCATAGTAATTTTTGACCCTGCTCCAGTAAGAAAAGATCTTGTGAGTATCATCCCGTATGTAGACTACATAACACCCAATGAAATTGAACTGCAAAAACTAACACTTTCTTACGACCCAAAAGAACTCTTAAAATTTGGCGCTAAAAATGTGATCTTCAAAATGGGAGAAAAGGGTGTTTTATTTATAAACGACTCCAAAGAGTTATTTGTAAAGGCTTACAGCGTAAATGCTGTTGACACAACAGGCGCAGGTGATACCTTTAACGGGAGTTTTGCCTCTGCACTTTCTAAAAACGTGGAGATTGAAAAAGCATTAAAATTCGCAACTGCTTCAGCTGCAATTTCTGTTACAAGAAAAGGGGCTGCGATCTCTTCTCCAACATACGAAGAGATAATCAAATTTTTGGAGGAACACAATGAAAAATTCATTTAA
- a CDS encoding nucleoside hydrolase, whose product MKNSFKMIIDTDCGIDDAITIITAIKYGIDVVGITTVSGNVNVDQVTDNVLRILHFLKKDDIPVFKGAYRPYVSLNSTPAKIHGNNGIGDVVLEAPYKTYNDEPAPYAIYKLAKEAGNVILLTLGPLTNVAMALNLYPDLPKYISKIVAMGGAVNVGNVTRFAEFNFFFDPEAAEFVLRQGIPIHLVPWDPVVATPIFETELKETFKEEEGNLILNMEKSVMDFVEKARGIRAVFLPDPMALATFLDKEIIKYKINSALHMELSHGSLLRGASLVGEGSGIDIVMEVDKTRFLNFFKNIFKGGKE is encoded by the coding sequence ATGAAAAATTCATTTAAGATGATTATTGATACTGATTGTGGTATTGATGATGCAATTACAATAATTACTGCAATAAAATATGGTATTGATGTTGTTGGTATAACAACCGTTTCTGGCAATGTAAATGTAGACCAAGTAACAGACAACGTATTGAGGATTTTACATTTCCTTAAGAAAGACGATATCCCTGTGTTTAAAGGCGCATACAGACCTTACGTATCGTTAAACTCGACTCCTGCAAAAATCCACGGGAACAATGGGATAGGTGATGTAGTATTAGAGGCTCCTTATAAAACATACAATGACGAACCTGCTCCGTATGCAATCTACAAATTAGCAAAAGAAGCAGGAAACGTTATCCTTTTAACTCTTGGTCCTTTAACAAATGTTGCAATGGCACTTAATCTTTACCCTGATTTACCAAAATATATATCAAAAATTGTTGCCATGGGTGGTGCAGTTAATGTTGGCAACGTAACAAGATTTGCAGAATTTAACTTCTTTTTTGACCCAGAAGCTGCGGAGTTTGTTTTAAGGCAGGGTATACCAATCCACCTTGTTCCGTGGGACCCTGTTGTTGCAACACCAATTTTTGAAACTGAGCTTAAGGAAACATTCAAGGAAGAAGAAGGCAACCTTATTTTAAATATGGAAAAAAGCGTAATGGATTTTGTAGAAAAAGCACGTGGTATTAGAGCAGTATTTCTTCCAGACCCGATGGCTCTTGCAACTTTCCTTGACAAAGAAATTATTAAGTATAAAATAAATAGTGCTTTACATATGGAACTTTCACACGGAAGCCTTTTAAGAGGTGCCTCATTAGTTGGCGAAGGAAGTGGTATCGATATCGTGATGGAAGTTGACAAAACTCGGTTTTTAAATTTTTTTAAAAATATTTTTAAAGGAGGTAAAGAATGA
- a CDS encoding BMP family ABC transporter substrate-binding protein: MKKVVLVLVVISLVLSMAFVTGCTKTAEPKPQNKLKVTLYINGTLGDKSFFDSADRGLKMAIQDLGVDGKVIEGGYDPAKWQPDLEQLAQGDSEIIIIGTWQMVDALTAVAPKYPDKKFIIFDTSVDYSKGNLGNVYSILYKQNEGSFLVGALAAMVTSSNMTLANKEKIIGFLGGMDIPVINDFKVGYVQGAKYIDPEVNVLVSYAAAFNDPAKGKELVLAQYDQGADISFNVAGETGLGLLDAAKEKNAYAIGVDSDQYIMIKDKDPEAASHIVTSMMKNVDKSIYRALKLYLEGTLEFGKAESLGLKEDGVGVADNENYQNLVPKEFRDKVEELKQKIINGEIVVDTVFGS, encoded by the coding sequence ATGAAAAAGGTTGTATTAGTATTAGTTGTAATTTCATTAGTCTTGAGTATGGCATTTGTAACAGGTTGCACTAAAACTGCAGAACCAAAACCCCAAAACAAGTTAAAGGTTACTCTTTACATTAACGGAACATTGGGAGACAAGTCGTTCTTTGACTCGGCAGACAGAGGACTTAAGATGGCAATACAAGACCTTGGTGTTGATGGGAAAGTAATTGAAGGCGGTTATGACCCAGCAAAATGGCAACCAGACCTTGAACAGTTAGCCCAAGGAGATTCTGAAATCATCATCATTGGCACTTGGCAAATGGTAGACGCTCTCACAGCAGTTGCACCTAAATATCCAGATAAGAAGTTTATCATTTTTGATACCTCAGTTGATTACTCCAAAGGAAACCTTGGTAATGTCTATTCTATTCTTTACAAACAGAATGAAGGTTCATTCCTTGTAGGTGCTCTTGCTGCAATGGTAACTTCATCAAACATGACACTTGCAAACAAAGAGAAGATCATTGGTTTCTTAGGTGGAATGGATATACCCGTAATTAACGACTTTAAGGTAGGATACGTCCAGGGGGCAAAATACATTGACCCAGAGGTAAATGTTCTTGTTTCATATGCAGCAGCATTTAATGATCCAGCAAAAGGGAAAGAGCTTGTCCTTGCCCAGTATGATCAAGGTGCAGACATTTCCTTTAACGTAGCAGGAGAAACAGGCCTTGGCCTTCTTGATGCAGCAAAAGAAAAGAATGCCTATGCTATTGGTGTTGATTCAGACCAATACATTATGATAAAGGATAAAGACCCCGAAGCAGCATCTCATATTGTAACTTCCATGATGAAAAATGTTGATAAATCAATTTACAGAGCATTAAAACTCTATCTTGAAGGAACTCTTGAGTTTGGTAAGGCAGAATCCCTTGGACTTAAAGAAGACGGAGTTGGTGTTGCCGATAACGAAAACTATCAAAATTTAGTGCCAAAGGAATTCAGAGATAAAGTTGAAGAGTTAAAGCAGAAGATAATAAACGGTGAAATAGTAGTAGACACCGTATTTGGAAGTTAG
- a CDS encoding ABC transporter ATP-binding protein, with amino-acid sequence MASQISVRDIVKVYPNGVVANKKVSLDIQEKTIHAIVGENGAGKTTLTKILFGLELPQEGEIFVKGKKVHFRSPIDAIKIGIGMVHQHFMLAENLTVFENLILGIEPTKFKIFLDKKTAREKILKYMEKYKIDIPIEKKIKELPIGVKQRVEIFKALLRDVDILILDEPTAVLTPQEAEVLFESLRELKNQGKTIIFISHKLKEIKAIADVITIMRDGRVISTNLNEELTEHDIARLMVGREVSFERVEGPKEIGKVVLTVKNLTYTNSERIKVLKNINFEVREGEIVGIAGVEGNGQTELVELITGLKTLTDGEIRLFDENISGKSVREIRERGLVHIPEDRMKNGVAEKAKLKENLISDRYYKPLFSNREFLNYNYIDSEANRLVKDFNIITQSIENPVNSLSGGNIQKVIVARELSSNPKIIIASQPARGIDVGSEELVHNFIKEARDKKCAVLLVSADLDEILKLSTRILVIYNGEIVKSFNEVNGLRAEDLGPYMLGVKRGD; translated from the coding sequence GTGGCATCTCAAATTTCTGTAAGAGATATTGTTAAAGTCTATCCAAATGGAGTTGTTGCAAACAAAAAAGTGTCTCTTGATATTCAAGAGAAGACAATACATGCAATTGTTGGCGAAAACGGAGCAGGTAAAACGACTTTAACTAAGATTCTTTTTGGGCTTGAACTACCCCAAGAAGGAGAAATTTTTGTCAAAGGTAAAAAGGTGCATTTTAGGTCACCAATCGATGCAATAAAAATTGGTATTGGCATGGTGCATCAACATTTCATGCTTGCAGAGAATTTGACTGTATTTGAAAATCTAATATTGGGTATTGAACCAACAAAGTTTAAGATTTTTTTAGACAAGAAAACAGCCAGAGAAAAGATACTTAAATACATGGAAAAGTATAAGATTGATATACCAATAGAAAAAAAGATAAAAGAATTACCAATTGGGGTAAAACAGAGAGTAGAAATTTTTAAGGCACTATTAAGAGATGTCGATATACTCATCTTAGACGAACCAACCGCAGTTTTAACTCCACAGGAAGCAGAAGTGCTTTTTGAATCTTTAAGAGAACTTAAAAATCAAGGTAAAACAATAATATTCATATCTCATAAGTTAAAGGAGATAAAAGCAATTGCAGACGTTATAACCATTATGCGCGATGGAAGAGTTATCTCGACAAATTTAAACGAAGAACTTACAGAACACGATATTGCAAGGTTAATGGTTGGCCGCGAAGTATCTTTTGAAAGAGTGGAAGGACCAAAAGAAATAGGTAAAGTTGTGCTTACAGTGAAGAATCTTACATATACCAATAGTGAGCGAATTAAAGTTTTAAAAAACATCAACTTTGAAGTAAGAGAAGGTGAAATTGTTGGTATTGCAGGCGTTGAAGGGAATGGACAGACAGAACTCGTTGAGTTGATAACAGGTTTAAAGACGTTAACAGATGGGGAAATTAGGCTTTTTGATGAAAACATCTCGGGAAAATCCGTAAGAGAAATTAGAGAAAGAGGTTTAGTGCATATTCCCGAGGATAGAATGAAAAACGGAGTTGCTGAGAAAGCAAAATTAAAAGAAAATCTCATATCTGATAGGTACTATAAACCTTTATTTTCTAATAGGGAATTTTTAAACTATAACTACATCGATAGCGAAGCTAATCGACTTGTTAAGGATTTTAATATCATCACACAATCAATTGAAAATCCAGTGAACTCGCTTTCTGGCGGTAATATCCAAAAGGTAATTGTTGCAAGAGAACTTTCTTCAAACCCTAAAATTATTATTGCATCCCAACCTGCAAGAGGTATAGATGTTGGCTCAGAAGAACTTGTGCATAACTTCATAAAAGAGGCAAGAGATAAGAAATGTGCGGTGCTGCTTGTTTCAGCCGATCTTGACGAGATTCTGAAACTTTCAACAAGGATCCTTGTTATTTACAACGGAGAAATTGTAAAATCATTCAATGAGGTTAACGGTTTAAGAGCAGAAGATCTCGGCCCTTATATGCTCGGAGTTAAAAGAGGTGATTGA
- a CDS encoding ABC transporter permease, producing the protein MEKFVLKYFNLLRTIIAILIGFAISVLILVIVSTSSIESIKYLFLGPFMSVSRIGNIIELATPIIFCGIAIAIPFQASQFNVGAEGTFFISAAFGTAFALIIQKLNLPGFIYIVLVLTFATLFGGFWGFIPGYLKARFKANMVVLTLMLNYVAYFLSIYLINYHFRDKSAGFLTSYRLPENVFLKQFIPNTRIHIGFLIAIASVFIAYYFLYHTTLGYEIRMVGFNFNFAKYSGINVFKVIVLSSVIGGSFAGLGGMAEVMGIHRRFLWQSLPGYGWDGVVVAIIGKNNPILIMFASLFLAYLRIGGQVLNLLSDVPFEMVGVIESIIILLITAEAFLENVKYRITVKEAEKEAFKNESLS; encoded by the coding sequence ATGGAAAAATTTGTGCTAAAGTACTTTAATCTCTTAAGGACTATTATTGCCATCCTCATAGGCTTTGCGATAAGTGTGCTAATTTTGGTCATTGTGTCTACGTCGTCCATCGAATCGATTAAATACCTTTTCCTTGGTCCTTTTATGTCTGTAAGTAGAATTGGAAATATCATCGAACTTGCAACTCCAATCATTTTTTGTGGCATTGCCATAGCAATACCATTCCAAGCAAGTCAATTCAACGTCGGTGCAGAAGGAACATTCTTCATTAGTGCTGCTTTTGGAACTGCTTTTGCCCTTATAATACAAAAACTTAATTTACCTGGATTTATTTATATAGTTTTGGTTTTAACTTTTGCCACCCTTTTTGGGGGATTCTGGGGCTTTATTCCTGGTTATTTAAAAGCAAGGTTTAAAGCAAATATGGTTGTCTTGACTCTGATGTTAAACTATGTAGCATACTTTTTGTCAATTTACCTAATAAACTACCATTTTAGAGATAAATCTGCAGGATTTCTTACATCTTATAGATTGCCTGAAAATGTTTTTCTAAAACAGTTTATACCTAATACAAGAATCCACATCGGTTTTTTAATTGCAATTGCTTCTGTTTTTATTGCTTACTATTTTTTATACCACACAACCCTTGGTTACGAAATAAGAATGGTTGGCTTCAATTTCAATTTTGCAAAGTACAGTGGTATAAACGTGTTTAAAGTTATTGTGCTTTCTTCTGTTATTGGTGGTTCGTTTGCAGGTTTAGGTGGTATGGCAGAAGTGATGGGTATCCACAGAAGGTTTCTTTGGCAAAGTCTTCCTGGGTATGGATGGGATGGTGTAGTTGTTGCAATTATCGGGAAAAATAATCCTATTCTTATTATGTTTGCTAGTTTATTTCTTGCGTATTTAAGGATTGGTGGACAGGTATTAAACTTACTTTCAGATGTGCCATTTGAAATGGTTGGTGTAATAGAATCTATTATCATATTGCTTATCACAGCAGAAGCTTTTCTTGAGAATGTAAAATACAGAATAACAGTAAAAGAGGCCGAAAAGGAGGCTTTTAAAAATGAATCCCTTTCTTAA
- a CDS encoding ABC transporter permease encodes MNPFLKSIFSTSFLFSVLRVATPIIFPALGVAISALSGSINIALEGIMLVSAFTGVIVSAFTQNLWIALFSAILAGVFIASILGYFSLKLKADIILAAIALNLFSSSITVFLLYIIAHDKGVSSSLKSLVFPSVKFAFLEKIPILGGIFNNQNILVYIAFLSVFVYYLIVFHTPLGLKIRAVGQNPEAASSVGVDVVKIKLYALILSGVFGALGGVYLSMGYVSWFGRDMTAGRGFIAIAASSIGGNLPLGTFFGSLLFGVVYALTNFLAPLNIPSEIIQVIPYIVTIIVLTFYSARVSKEKEVGEE; translated from the coding sequence ATGAATCCCTTTCTTAAAAGTATATTTTCAACAAGTTTCTTGTTTTCAGTTTTAAGAGTTGCAACTCCAATTATTTTTCCTGCGCTTGGTGTTGCAATATCAGCTCTTTCAGGCTCTATAAATATTGCTCTTGAAGGAATTATGCTTGTTTCTGCTTTTACTGGAGTTATTGTATCTGCTTTTACCCAAAACCTTTGGATAGCTTTGTTTTCGGCAATTCTTGCAGGTGTTTTTATTGCTTCAATACTTGGTTATTTTAGTTTAAAACTTAAGGCAGATATTATCCTTGCGGCAATTGCTTTAAATTTGTTTTCGTCTAGCATTACCGTGTTTTTGTTGTATATTATTGCTCACGATAAGGGAGTTTCAAGTTCATTAAAGAGTTTAGTTTTTCCTTCGGTTAAATTTGCTTTCCTTGAAAAAATTCCAATATTAGGCGGTATATTCAATAACCAAAATATTCTTGTTTACATTGCGTTCCTCTCTGTGTTTGTATACTATTTGATTGTTTTTCATACACCTCTTGGCTTAAAAATAAGAGCAGTAGGACAAAACCCAGAAGCTGCAAGCTCAGTTGGAGTGGATGTTGTTAAAATAAAACTTTATGCTCTTATTTTATCGGGAGTTTTCGGTGCTTTAGGTGGTGTTTATCTATCTATGGGATACGTCTCGTGGTTTGGTAGGGATATGACAGCAGGAAGAGGTTTTATAGCAATAGCAGCATCCTCAATTGGTGGAAATTTGCCTTTAGGGACTTTCTTTGGTTCACTCTTATTTGGCGTAGTATATGCACTTACAAACTTTCTTGCCCCTTTAAACATACCTTCAGAGATAATTCAAGTTATTCCTTATATCGTTACAATTATTGTCCTTACTTTTTATTCTGCAAGGGTATCCAAAGAAAAAGAGGTTGGCGAGGAATAA
- a CDS encoding amidohydrolase produces the protein MEFDTVLRNANTIDKHGIIREKINIYIKDGEIVKLDDSFNGNASAKEVIDCSNLFVTPGFVNLHTHSPMNVFKGIAEDVDIDSWFNKEIWPYESKLTEDDVYYGSLLAILEMLDNGVTAFADHYFYADKIANAVLETGIRGDIAITLFGVKDSFEEDLEKTIKLIKEKNKLSSRLTFRLGPHAPYTCPPKTLEKIVNSAKTLSVGIHIHMAETEKQVKDSLRYYGKTHFEILHEVGAFDLPVIVAHGIYVQEGDLKYIGNNTYFALAPKTYMKLGMGFPNIFSYRKELKLAIGTDGAASSNTLNPLEEARLFALLGKLQDNATEFTLFEVWKTLMEGHNALNFKTGDIVQGYKADLIFWDLHKPNTFPLHNPLASIIYSGDAQNIVHVMVDGVFLKKDGKLLFDTSKIFKEANNHIKNLLNRGKGNTNLSF, from the coding sequence ATGGAGTTTGATACTGTCTTAAGAAACGCAAATACCATTGATAAGCATGGCATAATAAGGGAAAAGATAAATATTTACATAAAAGATGGTGAAATAGTAAAATTAGACGATAGTTTCAACGGAAATGCTTCTGCAAAAGAAGTAATTGACTGTAGTAATCTATTTGTTACTCCTGGTTTTGTAAATCTACATACGCACTCCCCTATGAATGTTTTTAAGGGTATCGCAGAGGATGTGGATATCGATAGTTGGTTTAATAAAGAAATATGGCCTTATGAAAGTAAACTAACCGAAGATGATGTTTACTACGGCTCACTTCTTGCAATATTAGAGATGCTTGACAATGGTGTCACTGCTTTTGCTGATCACTATTTTTACGCCGATAAAATAGCAAACGCCGTGCTTGAAACAGGCATAAGAGGAGACATTGCTATTACACTATTTGGCGTAAAGGATAGTTTCGAAGAAGACCTTGAAAAGACTATTAAACTAATAAAAGAAAAAAATAAATTAAGTAGCAGATTAACTTTTCGCCTTGGGCCACATGCGCCTTACACTTGCCCACCTAAAACTTTAGAAAAGATAGTTAACAGCGCTAAAACTCTTTCAGTTGGGATACACATCCACATGGCGGAAACAGAAAAGCAAGTAAAAGACAGTCTAAGATATTACGGTAAGACACACTTTGAAATCCTTCATGAAGTAGGTGCTTTTGATTTGCCTGTAATCGTAGCGCATGGCATTTACGTTCAGGAGGGTGATCTAAAGTATATAGGTAATAACACTTATTTTGCTTTAGCCCCTAAAACATACATGAAACTTGGTATGGGTTTTCCAAATATCTTTAGTTATCGTAAAGAATTAAAATTGGCAATTGGAACAGATGGAGCAGCAAGCTCTAATACTTTAAATCCACTTGAAGAGGCAAGGCTTTTTGCACTTTTGGGTAAACTACAAGATAATGCAACTGAATTTACCTTGTTTGAGGTGTGGAAAACTTTAATGGAAGGGCATAACGCACTTAATTTTAAAACAGGAGATATTGTCCAAGGATATAAGGCAGACCTTATCTTTTGGGATTTACACAAGCCAAATACATTTCCTTTACATAATCCACTTGCTTCGATTATTTACAGTGGAGATGCACAGAATATCGTTCATGTAATGGTTGATGGAGTTTTTCTTAAAAAAGATGGCAAACTACTCTTTGATACTTCAAAAATCTTTAAAGAGGCAAATAACCACATAAAAAACCTCCTTAATAGGGGAAAAGGAAATACAAATTTATCTTTTTAA
- a CDS encoding nucleoside hydrolase: MKKIILDCDPGHDDMLAIILALASKEIEVLGITTVAGNQTGEKTYINALRVLNLIGRKDVPVSRGFDKPILRELVTAPKIHGVSGLDGANLPEPLGLKTGKHAVDFIIETLLQSKEKIYLVPTGPLTNIAVSILKEPTIKDKIEKIVLMGGAVHDSNFTPGAEFNIYVDPEAAKIVFESGLPIVMVGLDVTNRALLTFEDIDYLESLHGKVSSVIAPLLRFFANANKEFFGFNGAPIHDALAVSHLIDESILSLRYLHVDVETTGEFTRGQTVTDIYGITKKQPNAYVALDLDLEKFKHLMIDAIKFFDTL, encoded by the coding sequence ATGAAAAAAATTATACTTGATTGCGATCCAGGGCATGATGATATGCTTGCAATAATTCTTGCGCTTGCAAGTAAAGAGATAGAGGTCTTGGGTATTACCACAGTTGCAGGTAATCAAACAGGCGAAAAGACTTACATAAATGCTTTAAGAGTGCTTAATCTTATAGGTAGAAAAGATGTTCCTGTTTCACGTGGATTTGACAAACCAATCTTAAGAGAGCTTGTTACCGCTCCTAAGATCCATGGAGTTTCTGGACTTGATGGTGCAAACTTACCAGAGCCTTTAGGGTTAAAAACAGGAAAACACGCAGTTGATTTTATTATTGAAACACTTTTGCAATCAAAGGAAAAAATTTACCTTGTACCTACAGGCCCTTTAACTAACATTGCAGTATCAATTTTAAAAGAACCAACAATAAAAGATAAAATCGAAAAGATCGTGCTTATGGGTGGTGCTGTACATGATTCTAATTTTACGCCTGGAGCAGAATTCAATATCTATGTTGACCCAGAAGCGGCAAAGATTGTTTTTGAAAGTGGGTTACCAATCGTTATGGTAGGGCTTGATGTTACGAACAGGGCTCTACTTACCTTTGAAGATATCGATTACCTTGAATCCCTACATGGCAAGGTATCAAGTGTTATCGCACCTCTTTTGAGATTTTTCGCAAACGCAAATAAGGAATTTTTTGGCTTTAATGGAGCACCAATCCATGATGCACTTGCAGTTTCGCATCTTATTGATGAATCAATACTTTCACTTAGGTATCTCCATGTTGATGTTGAAACGACAGGCGAATTTACAAGAGGGCAAACCGTTACCGATATATACGGCATAACTAAAAAACAACCTAATGCTTATGTTGCATTAGATCTTGACCTTGAAAAGTTTAAGCATTTAATGATTGATGCAATAAAATTTTTTGATACTCTATAA
- a CDS encoding adenosine-specific kinase: MDVKIESVKIEKPDDMNCILGQAHFIKTVEDLSEALVNSVPNIKYGIAFNEASSDALVRFEGNDEELVELAKKNAYAVKAGHFFIIFIKGAFPINVLNEIKMVKEVCHIYAASANPMEVIVAETPLGRAVLGVVDGVEPKGFEDEAHIKQRKELLRKFGYKF, encoded by the coding sequence ATGGATGTAAAAATTGAAAGCGTAAAGATAGAAAAACCTGATGATATGAACTGCATCCTTGGGCAAGCTCATTTTATAAAGACTGTTGAAGATTTAAGTGAAGCACTTGTAAACAGTGTGCCAAACATAAAATACGGCATTGCTTTTAATGAGGCATCGTCTGATGCACTTGTAAGGTTTGAGGGCAACGATGAAGAGCTTGTGGAACTTGCAAAGAAAAACGCATACGCAGTTAAAGCAGGACATTTCTTCATTATCTTCATTAAGGGGGCGTTTCCCATAAATGTTCTTAATGAAATAAAAATGGTGAAAGAAGTTTGCCACATTTATGCCGCTTCAGCAAATCCTATGGAGGTAATCGTTGCAGAAACTCCTTTAGGAAGGGCAGTGCTTGGCGTTGTAGATGGAGTAGAACCAAAGGGGTTTGAGGATGAAGCGCATATTAAACAAAGAAAAGAACTTTTAAGAAAATTCGGTTATAAGTTTTAA